A region from the Dermacentor andersoni chromosome 11, qqDerAnde1_hic_scaffold, whole genome shotgun sequence genome encodes:
- the LOC126527916 gene encoding uncharacterized protein, with translation MRDMRKSSSKTLDASRLIEDYNIKLTEEDIKSKESSLPAITYIAGFCAHAALKKIPCTACAENLTAQEREMELDRNIIIENLSRGGLKFPRSVVIDAVLRMQLVLEKLTTQENVVQFHASRHQRELLISLTQEVIDDEGFDICSQGHHPDDVYQNILWAAANTLLKNYVQMKTDLLNTELSKKKQQRKLKTLS, from the coding sequence ATGAGAGACATGCGGAAATCTAGCAGCAAAACATTAGATGCCAGCCGCCTCATAGAAGACTACAACATAAAACTAACAGAAGAAGACATTAAAAGCAAGGAGTCGAGCTTGCCAGCTATTACATACATAGCAGGATTTTGTGCAcatgcagctctaaaaaagaTTCCTTGCACAGCTTGTGCAGAAAACCTTACTGCACAGGAAAGAGAAATGGAGCTGGATCGCAACATAATAATTGAGAACCTCTCCCGGGGTGGTTTGAAGTTCCCGAGGTCTGTAGTCATAGATGCCGTGCTGCGAATGCAACTAGTTCTTGAGAAATTGACTACACAAGAAAATGTTGTGCAGTTTCATGCTTCACGACATCAAAGGGAATTGCTGATTAGTTTGACACAAGAAGTAATAGACGATGAAGGATTCGATATCTGTTCTCAAGGTCATCATCCTGATGATGTCTATCAAAATATACTGTGGGCAGCAGCGAACACATTGCTTAAAAATTATGTCCAAATGAAGACAGACCTCTTAAACACTGAACTgtcaaaaaagaaacagcaaagaaagctCAAAACGCTTTCGTAA